The following coding sequences lie in one Mesorhizobium sp. DCY119 genomic window:
- a CDS encoding SIS domain-containing protein — MRREIVEIPDAVARLLDGSGQALTEAGRDIRERDPRFIVTVARGSSDHAASFLKYAIELTAGLAVASVGPSVASIYGAKLRLAGSACLAISQSGKSPDIVAMADAARKAGSLTIALTNTPDSPLAKASDHTIDILAGVEKSVAATKTFMNSAVAGLALMAHCTNDDALMNALRDLPVHLAKAVDCDWMELAAALAGESSLFILGRGPSFAIANEAALKFKETCAMHAESYSAAEVMHGPLALVRPGFPVLALAARDASELSMADVVGQLAEKHAAVFMTSEKAGKAVRLPYVATGHPLTDPLALIVSFYGFVEAFARHRGLNPDEPRNLRKVTETL, encoded by the coding sequence ATGCGGCGCGAAATCGTCGAAATACCCGACGCCGTGGCGCGATTGCTCGACGGTTCCGGTCAGGCGCTGACCGAGGCCGGCCGCGACATCCGGGAGCGCGACCCGCGCTTCATCGTCACCGTCGCGCGCGGCTCATCCGACCACGCTGCTTCCTTTCTGAAATACGCGATCGAGCTTACCGCCGGTCTGGCGGTCGCCTCCGTCGGCCCCTCCGTCGCCTCGATCTATGGTGCAAAGCTTCGTCTTGCCGGTTCCGCCTGCCTGGCGATCTCGCAATCCGGCAAGAGCCCGGACATCGTCGCCATGGCGGATGCCGCCCGCAAGGCGGGTTCGCTGACGATTGCGCTGACCAACACGCCGGATTCGCCACTGGCAAAAGCGTCCGACCACACGATCGACATTCTGGCCGGTGTGGAAAAGAGTGTCGCGGCAACCAAGACCTTCATGAATTCGGCGGTCGCCGGGCTGGCGCTGATGGCGCATTGCACCAATGACGATGCGCTGATGAATGCGCTCCGCGACCTGCCGGTGCATCTGGCAAAGGCGGTCGATTGCGACTGGATGGAACTGGCCGCAGCACTTGCCGGCGAAAGCTCACTGTTCATTCTCGGCCGCGGCCCTTCCTTCGCCATCGCCAACGAGGCGGCGCTGAAGTTCAAGGAAACCTGCGCCATGCATGCCGAATCCTATAGTGCGGCGGAGGTCATGCACGGCCCGCTGGCGCTGGTGCGCCCCGGCTTCCCGGTGCTGGCACTGGCGGCGCGGGATGCGTCGGAACTGTCCATGGCCGATGTCGTCGGCCAGCTTGCCGAAAAGCACGCGGCGGTCTTCATGACATCGGAAAAAGCGGGTAAGGCGGTGCGCTTGCCCTACGTCGCCACCGGCCATCCGCTGACCGACCCGCTGGCGCTGATAGTTTCCTTCTACGGCTTCGTCGAGGCCTTCGCCCGCCATCGCGGGCTGAACCCCGACGAACCGCGAAACCTGAGAAAAGTGACCGAGACCCTATGA
- a CDS encoding sugar ABC transporter permease, with protein MTDRSPTRWHIAVFLAPAVLVYTAFMILPLFGTLQLSLFTADGHQSRIFAGLDNFRRLFFDPRWSATFWNALWNNTWFFIIHMLVQNPIGIALAALLSSPKLRFSAFYRTAIFIPTVLSFVIVGFAWKLILSPLWGVAPNLLDLVGLKSLFVPWLGKEEYALTTLGLISVWQFVGIPMMLIYAALLSIPDEVIEAAECDGITGMSQFWKIKLPLILPSIGIISVLTFVGNFNAFDLIYSAQGALAGPNYATDILGTFLYRTFFGFQLQTGDPYMGSTIASMMFFIILTGVCLYLFAIQTRLRRYQF; from the coding sequence ATGACTGACCGTAGCCCCACACGCTGGCATATCGCCGTTTTCCTGGCGCCGGCGGTGCTTGTCTATACGGCGTTCATGATCCTGCCGCTGTTCGGCACGCTGCAGCTATCGCTGTTCACTGCCGACGGCCACCAGTCCCGCATCTTTGCCGGGCTCGACAATTTCCGCCGGCTGTTCTTCGACCCGCGCTGGTCGGCTACCTTCTGGAATGCGCTGTGGAACAACACCTGGTTCTTCATCATCCACATGCTGGTGCAGAACCCGATCGGCATCGCGCTGGCAGCCCTGCTTTCCAGCCCGAAACTGCGCTTTTCGGCTTTCTACCGCACCGCGATCTTCATCCCGACCGTGCTGTCCTTCGTCATCGTCGGCTTTGCCTGGAAGCTGATCCTCAGCCCGCTCTGGGGCGTGGCGCCGAACCTGCTCGACCTCGTCGGCCTGAAGAGCCTGTTCGTGCCGTGGCTCGGCAAGGAGGAATATGCGCTGACCACGCTCGGCCTGATATCCGTGTGGCAATTCGTCGGCATCCCGATGATGCTGATCTATGCCGCCCTGCTGTCGATTCCAGACGAGGTGATCGAGGCCGCCGAATGCGACGGCATCACCGGCATGTCGCAGTTCTGGAAGATAAAGCTGCCGCTGATCCTGCCTTCGATCGGCATCATTTCGGTGCTGACCTTCGTCGGCAATTTCAATGCCTTCGACCTGATCTATTCGGCGCAAGGCGCGCTCGCCGGTCCGAACTATGCGACCGATATTCTCGGCACCTTCCTATACCGCACCTTCTTCGGTTTCCAGTTGCAGACGGGCGACCCCTATATGGGCTCGACCATCGCCTCGATGATGTTCTTCATCATCCTCACCGGCGTCTGCCTCTACCTCTTCGCCATCCAGACGCGCCTGCGTCGGTATCAGTTCTGA
- a CDS encoding ABC transporter substrate-binding protein, translating to MKRTALTTLLMATSILGSAGLAAAQDAALTVESWRNDDLAIWQEKLIPAFEKSNPGIKVTFAPSAPTEYNAALNAKLDAGSAGDLITCRPFDASLELYNKGQLADLASLPGMENFSDVAKSAWTTDDGKATFCVPMASVIHGFIYNQEAFDKLGIKPPATEEEFFAALEKIKADGTYIPMAMGTKDLWEAATMGYQNIGPTYWKGEEGRLALIKGDQKLTDPDWVEPYATLAKWKPYLGDGFEAQSYPDSQNLFTLGRAAIYPAGSWEISVFNTQAQFKMGAFPPPVRKAGDTCYISDHNDIGIGMNAKSKNPEAAKKFLSWVASPEFATIYANALPGFFSLSSTPVKMEDPLAQEFVSWREKCKPTIRSTYQILSRGTPNLENETWVESANVINGTDTPDVAAKKLQDGLDSWYKPAK from the coding sequence ATGAAACGTACGGCACTAACCACGCTTCTGATGGCAACCAGCATCCTCGGCTCGGCCGGGCTTGCGGCTGCACAGGATGCCGCGCTTACAGTCGAAAGCTGGCGCAATGACGACCTTGCCATCTGGCAGGAAAAGCTCATCCCCGCCTTCGAGAAATCAAATCCCGGCATCAAGGTCACCTTCGCGCCATCCGCGCCGACCGAATACAACGCCGCGCTGAACGCCAAGCTCGATGCCGGTTCCGCCGGCGACCTCATCACCTGCCGCCCGTTCGATGCCTCGCTCGAACTCTACAACAAGGGCCAGCTTGCCGATCTCGCCAGCCTGCCCGGCATGGAAAACTTCTCCGACGTCGCCAAGTCCGCGTGGACGACCGACGACGGCAAGGCGACCTTCTGCGTGCCGATGGCATCCGTCATCCACGGCTTCATCTACAATCAGGAAGCCTTCGACAAGCTCGGCATCAAGCCGCCGGCAACCGAGGAAGAATTCTTCGCAGCGCTCGAGAAGATCAAGGCCGACGGCACCTACATCCCGATGGCTATGGGTACCAAGGATCTCTGGGAAGCCGCGACCATGGGCTACCAGAACATCGGCCCGACCTACTGGAAGGGTGAGGAAGGCCGCCTGGCGCTGATCAAGGGCGACCAGAAGCTGACCGATCCGGACTGGGTCGAGCCCTATGCGACGCTTGCCAAGTGGAAGCCTTATCTCGGCGACGGTTTCGAGGCGCAGAGCTATCCGGACAGCCAGAACCTGTTCACGCTCGGCCGCGCTGCGATCTACCCGGCCGGCTCGTGGGAAATCTCGGTGTTCAACACGCAGGCCCAATTCAAGATGGGCGCCTTCCCGCCGCCGGTGCGCAAGGCCGGCGACACCTGCTACATCTCCGACCACAACGACATCGGCATCGGCATGAACGCCAAGAGCAAGAACCCCGAAGCAGCGAAGAAATTCCTGTCCTGGGTCGCTTCGCCCGAGTTCGCCACCATCTACGCCAACGCGCTGCCGGGCTTCTTCAGCCTGTCCTCAACGCCGGTGAAGATGGAAGATCCGCTGGCGCAGGAATTCGTGTCCTGGCGCGAGAAGTGCAAGCCGACGATCCGCTCGACCTACCAGATCCTGTCGCGCGGCACGCCGAACCTCGAAAACGAGACCTGGGTCGAATCGGCAAACGTCATCAACGGCACCGATACGCCCGATGTGGCAGCCAAGAAGCTGCAGGACGGTCTCGACAGCTGGTACAAGCCGGCAAAATAA
- the nagA gene encoding N-acetylglucosamine-6-phosphate deacetylase — MTDRFAIAGARIFDGQAWHEDSALIVRDGSVERIAPRGSLPAGISLIELKGGILAPGFIDLQVNGGGGIMLNDGPSLEVIRTICAAHVPFGTTALLPTLITDTPEITEAAIAAGAQAALQKVPGFLGLHLEGPHLSKARKGAHDPALIRPMTDEDETRLIAAREKMPVLLTTVAPESVDERRVAGLASAGVIVSLGHSDTSYQTTRAMAAAGATMVTHLFNAMSQIGNREPGLAGATIDTGTLSAGLIADGIHVDPATIGIALRAKQGPARIFLVTDAMATIGTDMKSFTLNGRLIRRENGRLTLEDGTLAGADLDMISAVRFMRETIGLELDEALRMASLYPAQAVGQAVRLGHLGEGAAASIVHLSDALDVEGVWIEGEKVFAAS, encoded by the coding sequence ATGACTGATCGTTTTGCCATCGCCGGCGCACGCATTTTCGACGGACAGGCGTGGCATGAAGACTCCGCGCTTATCGTTCGCGACGGCAGCGTCGAGCGCATCGCGCCGCGCGGCAGCCTGCCTGCCGGCATAAGCCTGATCGAACTCAAGGGCGGTATCCTTGCGCCCGGCTTCATCGACCTTCAGGTCAATGGCGGCGGCGGCATTATGCTGAATGATGGCCCATCGCTGGAAGTGATCCGCACCATCTGCGCAGCCCACGTGCCTTTCGGCACCACGGCGCTGCTGCCGACGCTGATCACCGACACGCCGGAAATCACCGAAGCCGCCATCGCGGCAGGCGCGCAGGCAGCGCTGCAGAAGGTGCCGGGTTTCCTCGGCCTCCACCTCGAAGGCCCGCATCTGTCGAAGGCCCGCAAGGGCGCGCACGACCCGGCGCTGATCCGGCCGATGACCGACGAGGACGAGACAAGGCTGATCGCCGCACGCGAAAAGATGCCGGTGCTTCTGACCACCGTTGCGCCCGAGTCGGTCGACGAGCGTCGCGTCGCCGGGCTTGCAAGCGCCGGCGTCATTGTCAGCCTGGGCCACTCCGACACCAGTTACCAGACCACGCGGGCAATGGCTGCCGCAGGTGCCACCATGGTCACGCATCTGTTCAACGCGATGAGCCAGATCGGCAATCGCGAACCGGGGCTGGCAGGGGCGACGATCGACACCGGCACACTGTCGGCCGGCCTGATCGCCGACGGCATCCATGTCGATCCTGCGACCATCGGCATTGCGCTGCGCGCCAAGCAGGGGCCGGCTCGGATATTCCTCGTCACCGACGCCATGGCGACCATCGGCACCGACATGAAGTCGTTCACGCTGAACGGCCGGCTGATCCGCCGCGAGAATGGCCGGCTGACGCTGGAAGACGGCACGCTGGCGGGCGCCGATCTCGACATGATCTCGGCGGTACGTTTCATGCGTGAGACCATCGGGCTTGAGCTTGACGAGGCGCTGCGCATGGCCTCGCTTTATCCCGCGCAGGCGGTCGGACAGGCCGTCCGTCTTGGCCATCTCGGCGAGGGCGCTGCCGCCAGCATCGTGCATCTGTCGGATGCGCTGGATGTGGAGGGGGTTTGGATTGAGGGTGAGAAGGTTTTCGCGGCGAGTTGA
- a CDS encoding GntR family transcriptional regulator encodes MPDVAEQIFSTVKASARNGAPLYLQLKKSIEDAVQRGVIGPGDALPSERDIAVKADVSRVTVRKAVQDLVKGGILVQRHGSGTFVAPRVERVEQSLSRLTSFTEDMARRGMAVTSTWLDRGVYPPSPDEIMVLGLSAKELVARISRLRIANDTPLAIERASLSATVLPDPAAIGSSLYAVLERTGNRPVRAVQRISAANLGEADAKLLDVPPGSASLNIERISYLATGKVIEFTRSIYRGDAYDFVAELRLAGSE; translated from the coding sequence ATGCCTGACGTCGCGGAACAGATTTTCTCGACCGTGAAGGCGTCTGCGCGCAACGGTGCGCCGCTCTACCTGCAACTGAAGAAGAGCATCGAGGACGCGGTCCAGCGCGGCGTCATCGGGCCGGGCGATGCCTTGCCCTCCGAACGCGATATCGCGGTGAAAGCCGACGTTTCGCGCGTCACCGTGCGCAAGGCGGTGCAGGATCTGGTCAAGGGCGGCATTCTGGTACAGCGCCACGGCTCCGGCACTTTCGTCGCGCCGCGTGTCGAGCGTGTCGAGCAATCGCTGTCGCGGCTCACCTCCTTCACCGAGGATATGGCCAGGCGCGGCATGGCGGTCACCTCGACCTGGCTCGACCGTGGCGTCTATCCGCCTTCGCCCGACGAGATCATGGTGCTCGGCCTGTCGGCCAAGGAACTGGTCGCCCGCATCAGCCGCCTGCGCATCGCAAACGACACGCCGCTGGCGATCGAACGCGCTTCGCTGTCGGCCACCGTCCTGCCGGACCCGGCAGCCATCGGCTCCTCGCTCTATGCGGTGCTGGAGCGCACGGGAAACCGTCCCGTTCGCGCCGTGCAGCGGATTTCCGCGGCCAATCTCGGCGAAGCGGACGCCAAGCTGCTCGACGTGCCGCCCGGTTCGGCCAGCCTCAACATCGAGCGGATTTCCTATCTGGCGACCGGCAAGGTCATCGAATTCACCCGCTCCATCTATCGCGGCGACGCCTATGACTTCGTCGCCGAACTGCGCCTGGCGGGTTCGGAATAG
- a CDS encoding BadF/BadG/BcrA/BcrD ATPase family protein, whose translation MNLVLGIDGGGTSCRAALATASGDVVGRGKSGPANIMTDLDGARHNIVEAARLAFVEANLDPGHIPDTSAVLGLAGTNVGGYKQQLEAILPFRRSLVESDALIAMNGALGDHDGAIAIIGTGSIFMSRKGDAMQTIGGWGFLLGDLGGGARIGRDLLQETLLAHDDIRPGSALTQAVMKKFAGDPRDIVKFGAASKPADFGTFAPMVFDHAGKGDPVAARVLQRAVGDLEEALDALKLEPGQRLCLLGGLAGLVAPYMSARYQAMMHAPLQDALGGAVTMAARLFGNAGAPAHA comes from the coding sequence GTGAATCTGGTGCTCGGGATAGATGGCGGCGGCACAAGCTGCAGGGCCGCATTGGCGACGGCTTCCGGCGACGTCGTCGGCCGCGGCAAGAGCGGCCCGGCCAACATCATGACCGATCTGGACGGCGCCCGCCACAACATCGTCGAGGCGGCGCGGCTGGCCTTCGTCGAGGCGAACTTGGACCCCGGCCACATCCCTGACACGTCGGCAGTGCTCGGCCTCGCCGGCACCAATGTCGGCGGCTACAAGCAGCAGCTCGAAGCGATCCTGCCCTTCCGCCGCAGCCTCGTCGAAAGCGACGCGCTGATCGCCATGAACGGTGCGCTCGGCGACCATGACGGCGCCATCGCCATCATCGGCACCGGCTCGATCTTCATGTCGCGCAAGGGCGACGCCATGCAGACCATCGGCGGCTGGGGTTTTTTGCTCGGCGATCTCGGCGGCGGCGCGCGCATCGGCCGCGACCTGCTGCAGGAAACGCTGCTCGCCCATGATGACATCCGTCCCGGCTCAGCGCTGACGCAGGCGGTGATGAAGAAATTCGCCGGCGATCCGCGCGACATCGTCAAGTTCGGCGCGGCATCGAAACCGGCCGATTTCGGCACTTTCGCACCGATGGTGTTCGACCATGCCGGCAAGGGCGACCCGGTCGCCGCGCGCGTGCTTCAGCGCGCCGTCGGCGATCTCGAGGAAGCGCTGGACGCGCTGAAGCTCGAACCCGGCCAGAGGCTTTGCCTGCTCGGCGGCCTCGCCGGCCTCGTCGCGCCCTATATGTCGGCCCGCTATCAGGCGATGATGCATGCGCCGCTGCAGGACGCACTAGGCGGCGCCGTGACGATGGCGGCGCGGCTGTTCGGCAATGCCGGAGCGCCCGCCCATGCCTGA
- a CDS encoding Gfo/Idh/MocA family oxidoreductase, with protein MSASSEKPLRVVVAGLGNMGRSHALAYHNNPGFEIASLVNRSDVPLPAELSGYEIRRSFEDTLRELKPDVASINTYSDSHADYAVAALEAGCHVFVEKPLATTVADAERVVAAAKANGKKLVIGYILRHHPSWIRLIAEARKLGGPYVFRMNLNQQSSGHTWETHKQLMKTTSPIVDCGVHYLDVMCQITDARPVEVRGMGVRLSNEIASDMYNYGHLQVLFDDGSVGWYEAGWGPMISETAFFVKDVISPNGCVSIVMDEKAKSDDVDAHTKTNMIRVHHAATGKDGRFAAPDQNLSMSGEPGHQDLCDLEQAFLLKAVREDIDLTRHMSDAVKSLAVCLAADESVRTGRAVTL; from the coding sequence GTGAGTGCGTCCAGTGAAAAGCCCCTGCGCGTCGTCGTTGCCGGGCTCGGCAATATGGGCCGCAGCCATGCGCTGGCCTATCACAACAATCCCGGCTTCGAGATCGCATCGCTGGTCAACCGCTCGGATGTGCCGCTGCCGGCGGAACTGTCGGGCTATGAAATCCGCCGTTCCTTCGAGGACACGCTGCGCGAGCTGAAGCCGGACGTCGCCTCGATCAACACCTATTCCGACAGCCACGCCGATTACGCAGTCGCTGCCCTCGAAGCCGGCTGCCACGTCTTCGTCGAAAAGCCGCTGGCAACGACCGTTGCCGATGCCGAGCGCGTCGTGGCGGCGGCCAAGGCCAACGGCAAAAAACTGGTGATTGGCTACATCCTGCGCCATCACCCCTCATGGATCAGGCTGATCGCCGAGGCGCGCAAGCTTGGCGGGCCCTATGTCTTCCGCATGAACCTGAACCAGCAGTCGAGCGGCCACACCTGGGAAACCCACAAGCAGCTGATGAAGACGACCTCGCCCATCGTCGATTGCGGCGTGCATTATCTCGACGTCATGTGCCAGATCACCGATGCCAGGCCGGTCGAAGTACGCGGCATGGGCGTGCGCCTGTCCAACGAGATCGCCTCCGACATGTATAATTACGGCCATCTGCAGGTGCTGTTCGACGACGGTTCGGTCGGCTGGTACGAGGCGGGCTGGGGGCCGATGATTTCCGAAACCGCCTTCTTCGTGAAGGATGTCATCTCGCCCAATGGCTGCGTCTCGATCGTCATGGATGAGAAAGCAAAATCCGACGATGTCGATGCCCATACCAAGACCAATATGATCCGCGTGCACCACGCCGCCACCGGCAAGGACGGCCGCTTTGCAGCGCCGGACCAGAACCTGTCGATGAGCGGCGAGCCCGGCCATCAGGATCTGTGCGACCTGGAGCAAGCCTTTCTGCTGAAGGCCGTCCGCGAGGACATCGACCTCACCCGCCATATGAGTGACGCCGTGAAATCGCTCGCCGTCTGCCTCGCGGCGGATGAAAGTGTGCGCACCGGCCGCGCTGTTACGCTGTAG
- a CDS encoding adenylate/guanylate cyclase domain-containing protein, whose translation MNEESLNQLADWIVQRGLAGDSEIALLHGFCDRCVEAGLDLSRSVAIVDTLHPVYEGRAFFWARDQLLETPVVEYGPSNQGEGLEEWKKSPFYQLLQSGENEMRRRLCDGETEGFSLFSDLQREGQTDYLAMVHRFGRDAAIGELDCILSRWTTDRAGGFSEADVAALRRLVPVLCLAIKSTSLARIAQSLVEAYLGRDAGQRVLQGRISRGIVERINAVIWFSDMRGYTALSERIDSDQLIPLLDDYAEIVITAVQGAGGDVLKLMADGILAIFTADDPADACVCALQAEADLRLRLEALNNRRSAENQPVTGICLGLHIGDVFYGNIGSKDRLDFTVVGQAVNEASRIETMCRSAGRGTLFSSAFRDTLPEAERAKLVSVGRYALRGVGKAQELFTLDPEIAG comes from the coding sequence ATGAACGAAGAAAGCCTGAACCAGCTTGCAGACTGGATCGTCCAGCGCGGTCTCGCCGGTGACAGCGAGATCGCGCTTCTGCACGGCTTTTGCGATCGCTGCGTCGAGGCCGGGCTCGATCTCTCCCGCAGCGTTGCCATCGTCGACACGCTGCACCCTGTCTATGAAGGCCGGGCTTTCTTCTGGGCGCGCGACCAGCTGCTTGAAACGCCGGTCGTGGAATACGGCCCGAGCAATCAGGGCGAAGGCCTGGAGGAGTGGAAGAAGAGCCCGTTCTACCAGCTGCTTCAGAGCGGCGAGAACGAAATGCGGCGGCGGCTCTGCGACGGCGAGACCGAGGGCTTCTCCCTTTTCAGCGACTTGCAGCGGGAAGGCCAGACGGACTACCTGGCCATGGTACACCGGTTCGGCCGCGACGCCGCCATCGGCGAGCTGGACTGCATCCTGTCGCGCTGGACGACGGACCGCGCCGGCGGGTTCAGCGAAGCCGATGTCGCAGCACTTCGCCGTCTGGTTCCCGTACTGTGCCTGGCGATCAAATCGACATCGCTCGCGCGCATCGCCCAGTCTCTGGTGGAGGCCTATCTCGGTCGCGATGCCGGCCAGCGCGTCCTGCAGGGCCGTATATCGCGCGGCATCGTCGAAAGGATAAACGCCGTCATCTGGTTCTCCGACATGCGGGGCTATACCGCTTTGTCGGAGAGGATCGATTCCGACCAGCTCATTCCGCTTCTGGATGATTATGCGGAAATCGTCATTACGGCAGTGCAGGGTGCAGGCGGCGACGTGCTGAAGCTGATGGCCGACGGCATATTGGCTATCTTCACCGCTGACGATCCGGCCGATGCCTGCGTTTGCGCACTTCAAGCCGAAGCCGACCTTCGGCTGAGGCTGGAAGCACTCAACAACCGGCGGTCGGCCGAAAACCAACCGGTCACCGGCATTTGTCTCGGGCTGCATATCGGCGATGTCTTCTATGGAAACATCGGCAGCAAGGACCGGCTGGACTTCACCGTGGTCGGCCAGGCCGTCAACGAGGCGAGCCGCATCGAGACGATGTGCCGCTCGGCCGGGCGCGGCACGCTCTTTTCTTCGGCATTTCGAGACACCTTGCCGGAGGCGGAAAGGGCAAAACTCGTCTCGGTCGGACGCTACGCCTTGCGCGGCGTCGGCAAGGCGCAGGAGCTGTTCACACTCGACCCGGAAATCGCCGGCTGA
- a CDS encoding carbohydrate ABC transporter permease, which translates to MSKATHSLPRTIAAHAVLIAYTVIALFPVVVIIINSMKSRNAIFRTPLSPPTPETFDLVGYTTVLAQGDFFLYFQNSFIVTVASLFFVLLFGAMAAFALAEYRFKGNTLMGLYLALGIMIPIRLGTVAILQLMVASGLVNTLTALILVYTAQGLPLCVFILSEFMKQVSDDLKNAGRIDGLSEYRIFFRLVLPLVRPAMATVAVFTMIPIWNDLWFPLILAPSEATKTVTLGAQLFIGQYVTNWNAVLAALSLAILPVLVLYLIFSRQLIRGITSGAVK; encoded by the coding sequence ATGAGCAAGGCAACACACTCCCTCCCCCGCACCATCGCCGCCCACGCGGTGCTGATCGCCTATACGGTGATCGCGCTGTTTCCGGTCGTGGTGATCATCATCAACTCGATGAAGTCGCGCAATGCGATCTTCCGCACGCCATTGTCGCCGCCGACGCCCGAGACCTTCGATCTCGTCGGCTACACCACCGTTCTGGCGCAAGGCGATTTCTTCCTCTATTTCCAGAACAGCTTCATCGTCACCGTCGCCTCGCTGTTCTTCGTGCTGCTGTTCGGCGCGATGGCGGCCTTCGCGCTCGCCGAGTACCGCTTCAAGGGCAATACGCTGATGGGGCTCTACCTGGCGCTCGGCATCATGATCCCGATCCGTCTCGGCACCGTCGCGATCCTGCAGCTGATGGTGGCGAGCGGGCTGGTCAACACGCTGACGGCGCTGATCCTCGTCTATACCGCGCAAGGCCTGCCGCTCTGCGTGTTCATCCTGTCCGAATTCATGAAGCAGGTGTCCGACGATTTGAAGAATGCCGGCCGCATCGACGGGCTCAGCGAATACCGCATCTTCTTCCGCCTCGTCCTGCCGCTTGTGCGTCCGGCCATGGCGACCGTTGCCGTCTTCACCATGATCCCGATCTGGAACGATCTGTGGTTCCCGCTGATCCTGGCGCCCTCGGAGGCGACCAAGACGGTGACGCTCGGCGCGCAGCTCTTCATCGGCCAATACGTCACCAACTGGAATGCCGTGCTGGCAGCGCTTTCACTGGCGATCCTGCCGGTGCTGGTGCTCTACCTCATCTTCTCGCGGCAATTGATCCGCGGCATCACCTCGGGAGCCGTCAAGTGA
- a CDS encoding ABC transporter ATP-binding protein: MGSLKIENVKKSFGSVDVLKGIDLEVNDGEFVVFVGPSGCGKSTLLRVIAGLEDATSGNVLIDGRKVDAVPPSDRGIAMVFQTYALYPHLSVRNNMSLGLKQAKTPTEEITRRVATASSMLSLEPYLERRPAELSGGQRQRVAIGRAVVREPKLFLFDEPLSNLDAALRVNTRLEIAQLHRRLSATMIYVTHDQVEAMTLADRIVVLNGGRIEQIGKPMELYNSPANEFVASFIGSPKMNFIDGARLGEAKAKTVGVRPEHLTVDAKSGTWKGTVIHAEHLGADTNLYIDTEKAGLLTIRIFGVYDAEPGATLYATPDPARTYRFDAEGKTLA, from the coding sequence TTGGGTTCGCTCAAAATCGAGAACGTCAAAAAATCCTTCGGCAGTGTCGACGTGCTGAAAGGCATCGACCTGGAGGTGAACGACGGCGAGTTCGTCGTTTTCGTCGGCCCCTCCGGCTGCGGCAAGTCGACCTTGCTGCGCGTCATTGCCGGGCTGGAGGACGCAACCTCCGGCAATGTGCTGATCGATGGCCGCAAGGTCGATGCCGTGCCGCCGTCCGATCGCGGCATCGCCATGGTGTTCCAGACCTATGCGCTCTATCCGCATCTCTCCGTGCGCAACAATATGAGCCTCGGCCTCAAGCAGGCCAAGACGCCGACTGAGGAGATCACGCGCCGCGTCGCCACGGCGTCGTCGATGCTGTCGCTGGAACCGTATCTCGAACGCCGGCCGGCAGAGCTTTCCGGCGGCCAGCGCCAGCGCGTCGCCATCGGTCGCGCCGTGGTGCGCGAACCAAAACTGTTTCTCTTCGACGAACCCTTGTCCAATCTGGATGCAGCCCTGCGCGTCAACACGCGGCTGGAGATCGCGCAGCTTCACCGGCGGCTGTCGGCAACGATGATCTATGTCACCCATGATCAGGTCGAGGCCATGACGCTGGCCGACAGGATTGTCGTGCTGAATGGCGGCCGCATCGAGCAGATCGGCAAGCCGATGGAGCTTTACAATTCGCCGGCTAATGAATTCGTCGCAAGCTTCATCGGCTCGCCCAAGATGAACTTCATCGACGGCGCTCGACTCGGCGAAGCAAAGGCCAAGACCGTCGGCGTTCGCCCCGAACATCTGACTGTCGACGCCAAATCCGGCACATGGAAAGGCACGGTCATCCATGCCGAGCATCTCGGCGCCGACACCAATCTCTATATCGACACGGAAAAGGCCGGCCTGTTGACCATTCGCATCTTCGGCGTCTACGACGCCGAGCCGGGTGCGACGCTCTATGCCACGCCCGATCCCGCGCGGACCTATCGGTTCGACGCGGAAGGCAAGACGCTGGCTTGA